DNA sequence from the Anaerosporomusa subterranea genome:
TCTCGGGGACCGTATTCGGATGCTTGATCTGACGCTTGACGAAGGTGTTTTCATCCGCAGCATGGGTACTCGCGGCAGCTTGGGCGGTCTTTCTCGCAAAACATCGGAAGCGGTGAAAATTCTCGATGCGTTCGGCAAGGATGTCATCTTTGTTGAAACCGTTGGCGTCGGTCAGTCGGAAGTAGATATCATCAAAACCGCAGACACAACATTAGTTGTTCTTGTTCCTGGACTGGGCGATGATATACAGGCTATTAAGGCCGGTATCCTGGAAATCGGTGATGTCTTCGCTATTAATAAAGCGGACAGAGAAGGTGCCGATCGTCTGCAAATTGAGCTTAACGCTATGCTTGATCTTAATCAGGAACACATGGATTGGCGGCCGCCCATTAAACGAACGGTGGCTAATCAAAGTGAAGGCATTAGTGAATTAGTGGAAACACTAGAAGAGCATATTGCCTACACACATAAAAGTGGCGGATTGGAACTACGTCGCACGCAACGCACGAAGAGCGAATTACTGGCGCTTTTACATGAACATCTCAGTCGCCGCATTCTTGGTAAGCTAGATGATGCGGGGCAATTTGAAACACTGGTTGCCAGTGTAGAACGCCGGGAACGAGACCCATATAGCGTTGTCGGACAGATTCTAAACGATCTGATGAAATAGTCGGAACGTTTCTAATTCTTGATAAAAAAATACGCGATTTAAGGAGGTAATTATTATGTCATTTAAGATTCTACATGTTGACCACATCGGCATTGCGGTAAAAGATCTCGCAGGTATTAAAGATGTGTTCACAAAAATCGGCATGACTCCGAAACCCGAAGATGAGGTTGTTGAGGAACAAAAAGTTAAAGTCAGCTTTTTCCCTGCTGGCGATTGCGAACTTGAATTCCTTGAGTCGACTACAGAAGATGGCCCGATTGCTAAATTCATCGCCGGCAACAATGGCCGCAGTGGCATTCAACACGTTGCTCTTTGTGTTGATGACATCGAAGCAGCAATTGCCGACATGAACGAAAAGGGCATCGCCATGATCGACAAAACCCCGCGCTACGGTGCTGGTGGCGCGAAAATCGCCTTCCTGCATCCGAAGGCAACTGGCGGCATTCTCGTCGAACTCTGCCAGCATTAAGAAACCGTCACATTGATGGAGGTGTAGTATGGCTACTGTCCAAGAAAAGATCCAAGATCTAAGAAAACGCCAAGCCAAGATTAAGCTTGGTGGCGGCGAAAAACGCATTGAGAAGCAGCATGCTCAAGGTAAAATGACTGCTCGCGAGCGGGTTCTTCAACTCCTCGACGCAGGCACTTTTGTTGAACTTGACCAATTTGTTGTTCATCGCTGCACAAATTTCGGCATGGAGACAAAATCGCTTCCTGGTGAAGGCGTTGTCACCGGCTATGGCACAGTTGACGGACGTTTGATCTACGTATTCGCCCAAGACTTCACCGTTGAAGGCGGCTCACTGGGTGAAATGCACGCAGCTAAAATCGTAAAAGTGCAGAAACTAGCGTTGAAAATGGGTGCTCCGCTGGTCGGCATCAACGATTCAGGCGGCGCTCGTATTCAAGAAGCTGTTGACGCATTGGCCGGTTATGGCAAGATCTTCTTTGAGAACACAATGGCTTCAGGCGTTATCCCGCAGATT
Encoded proteins:
- the meaB gene encoding methylmalonyl Co-A mutase-associated GTPase MeaB; translated protein: MQIVEELLNGSRVALARAITAVENEYDEAVDIMRQLYSHTGRAHVIGITGPPGAGKSTLTDKLAKEYRNLGKTVGIIAIDPTSPFSGGAILGDRIRMLDLTLDEGVFIRSMGTRGSLGGLSRKTSEAVKILDAFGKDVIFVETVGVGQSEVDIIKTADTTLVVLVPGLGDDIQAIKAGILEIGDVFAINKADREGADRLQIELNAMLDLNQEHMDWRPPIKRTVANQSEGISELVETLEEHIAYTHKSGGLELRRTQRTKSELLALLHEHLSRRILGKLDDAGQFETLVASVERRERDPYSVVGQILNDLMK
- the mce gene encoding methylmalonyl-CoA epimerase, whose amino-acid sequence is MSFKILHVDHIGIAVKDLAGIKDVFTKIGMTPKPEDEVVEEQKVKVSFFPAGDCELEFLESTTEDGPIAKFIAGNNGRSGIQHVALCVDDIEAAIADMNEKGIAMIDKTPRYGAGGAKIAFLHPKATGGILVELCQH